Below is a genomic region from Biomphalaria glabrata chromosome 3, xgBioGlab47.1, whole genome shotgun sequence.
gtcaagacaaaatgaaaaaatgtgcctgccattgctgctctgtatgtaaagtgCATTTATGATGTacagtttcatttctatttatattaacacgccttgtctttataattaacgaagtttggtgcatattcatataggctctatttttaagcatattattttactttaatgtaaacattattacattctacaacagacattattGGAAcaaggtccactttatgcatattaaataggtgtactttttactattcgGCCAACTATTCAGCAGTGATATTCGACCGGCGCCGAATATCGCCGAACAGTGAAAAAAACCTGAATATTCAGCAGAAGCCATAGCGACTATCTGATGCACCCCTACATTTAAGACATAATAAAAGTAGAAAAAGATAGGCCTTCATTTGACATTTAGGCTAACTTATGTAATCATTATGAtttataatgtgttttttttattttttattccagTTTTATCCTTGTTATGTAATTGTTTTCTATAAGGCAACCATAATGTCCACGTCTGCAGGAAAGTGAGTATTTATAGTACTTCATTTGGTAATTACCATATTGTATGTATAAAGAGCACAtttgtaaaactaaaaataaaaaattgagtATAGAATTCTCACATATTTTTCTGGGGATTGAACTTATTTTAGTATTCATACATGAATGCTAATATTTCTGACAAAGATGTCCAAGAATAAATGAATGTAGTAGAAAACTGTTTTTAGaaaatttgagaacaaatttatagtaaaatattttaattcataAATTAGCTTTCAAGCTAGCCATACAAATAGCTAAAATTAGAACTCAATActtagcagtttttttttttttttttttttttagtttaaggCAAACCccagtgtaatttttttttttaaaatgtgaaagaTATTTGTTTAAACCTAAATCTGTAAATTaaagaattcaattaaaaaattctGTTTCTGTAAACCTACAATTTTAGTTGACTTTAGATACTGGGTCcttgataagaaaaaaaaaaaagtcatactTGTTCTACATTAGTACGGTATACCAAAAGTGTGAAAATATGTAACATAATCCAGACACATTTTGTGTTGTGTTCAGAACATAATccagatacattttttttgtttagaacatAATCcagatatatttgttttcttcagAATAATGGTTGTGATGCTTGAAAGCTTGGCTGGAACTGGCCATAAAGTATTCAGACAACGGCCAAAGACTGGAGATAAATtagaatttttacattttgatccATAtggtaagatttaaaaaataatttgatatcACACcttcaaaataatgtgcttactTGCAAGAAAAAGAACAGGTATAATACTTCTTGTTGACTTGAAGCAAAATCTAGCCTGTCTGAATTCATAACTAGTTTCATGGTGTATTTGCATTTCTGTATCTAAATATACTTTACAGTGTGAGATAATTTGTAGGACCATGCAATTTTTATAACAGAAGTTACTGATATGTGAGCACAAAGTTAATAT
It encodes:
- the LOC106071724 gene encoding 39S ribosomal protein L33, mitochondrial-like; the protein is MMLLNIMCSRILHVMLFYPCYVIVFYKATIMSTSAGKIMVVMLESLAGTGHKVFRQRPKTGDKLEFLHFDPYVQAQVLYKEVKKIKTLRSKYK